One window of the bacterium genome contains the following:
- a CDS encoding U32 family peptidase → MGNKTEIKFSVGYQLREDKLFKDIVERYKEKIEEVYFSWLNLPSGRGPIAEKVGYINWEGQKQLEYELNCIKKMGIKLGLLLNASCYGGFNLSVSLANTVVSTIEYLQENIGIDIVTVFSPVVAYIIKKNFPGIKIRGSVNLRIGTVEGMEYVSDLFDSFVMQREYNRDFETIEELNQWCNKNGKTLCILVNSGCMNFCAVQLFHDNTISHEIDVYTRGNITEEIPGNCWSYYKKRENWRKLLQNSSWIRPEDIHNYKEKFSHFKLATRINQEPEKIIKAYCNEKFDGNLLDLFEPSHTKLLFPYIIENTKFPEDWFQKISSCKRNCDKCSYCKNILENILVKF, encoded by the coding sequence AGAAGTTTATTTTTCTTGGTTAAATTTGCCAAGTGGTAGAGGTCCCATTGCAGAAAAAGTCGGTTATATAAATTGGGAAGGACAAAAACAACTTGAATATGAACTAAATTGTATTAAAAAAATGGGAATAAAATTAGGACTTCTTTTAAATGCTTCATGTTATGGTGGATTTAATCTTTCTGTTTCACTTGCAAATACAGTTGTATCAACAATAGAGTATCTTCAAGAGAATATTGGGATAGATATAGTTACAGTTTTTTCCCCTGTTGTTGCCTATATTATTAAAAAAAATTTTCCAGGGATAAAAATAAGAGGTTCAGTTAATTTAAGAATTGGGACAGTTGAGGGAATGGAATATGTATCTGACTTATTTGATAGTTTTGTTATGCAAAGGGAATATAATAGGGATTTTGAAACAATAGAAGAACTTAACCAGTGGTGTAATAAAAATGGGAAGACATTATGTATTCTTGTAAATAGTGGGTGTATGAATTTTTGTGCAGTTCAGTTGTTTCATGACAATACCATATCTCATGAAATAGATGTTTATACAAGAGGCAATATAACAGAAGAAATTCCAGGTAATTGCTGGTCATATTATAAAAAGAGAGAAAATTGGAGAAAATTATTGCAAAACTCATCATGGATAAGGCCAGAGGATATTCATAACTATAAAGAAAAATTTTCTCATTTCAAATTAGCAACAAGAATAAATCAGGAGCCAGAAAAAATTATAAAAGCATACTGTAATGAAAAATTTGATGGGAATTTACTTGACCTTTTTGAGCCATCACACACCAAACTTTTGTTTCCTTATATTATTGAAAATACAAAATTCCCGGAAGATTGGTTTCAGAAAATAAGTAGTTGTAAAAGAAACTGTGATAAATGTTCTTATTGTAAAAATATATTAGAAAATATTCTTGTAAAATTT